The genomic region TAGCAGAATTAACAGCATCCTGACCAATCATTGCGTCTACAACCATTAAAATTTCTTCTGGTTGAGCTATCTTTTTAATTTCTTCCAATTCTTGCATCATTTGTTCATCTATATGTAGTCTTCCTGCGGTATCTAATATAACAATATCATGTAAAAGTTTTTCGGCATAGTTCATAGCTTCTTTAACTATTTTGACAGCATTTTTTCTATCACCAGTAAATACTGGAACTCCTATTTGATCACCTAATTGAACTAGTTGGTCAATAGCTGCAGGTCTGTATGTGTCTGCTGCAACCAATAAAGGAGCTTTACCCTGTTTTTTGAAATAATTAGCTAATTTAGCAGCGTGAGTGGTTTTACCGCTTCCCTGCAACCCAACTAACATAATATAACCAGGTCTTTTTGAAATATTTAATTTAGGTTTTTCATTACCACCCATCAATTCAATTAACTCATCTCTAACAATTCTAATAAATTCTTGGTCTGGTGTTAAACTTTCTAAAACCTCTTTTCCAAGCGCTTTTTCCCTTACTTTTTCGATAAATTCTTTAACAACTTTATAGTTTACATCTGCTTCTAATAAGGACATTTTAACAGTTCTAACTGCGTCTTTTATATTTTTTTCAGATAATTTTCCTTGCCCTTTTAATGATTTAAAAGCTTTTGCCAATTTTTTTTGGATATTGTCAAACATGTACACACCTCCGGTGAGGAATAAAGAAAATTGAAATCAAAACTAAAGATAAATAAACAACAAGTTGTTTAACCTCCGGTGAGGAATAAAGAAAATTGAAATCAAAACTAAAGATAAATAAACAACAAGTTGTTTAACCTCCGGTGAGGAATAAAGAAAATTGAAATCAAAACTAAAGATAAATAAACAACAAGTTGTTTAACCTCCGGTGAGGAATAAAGAAAATTGAAATCAAAACTAAAGATAAATAAACAACAAGTTGTTTAACCTCCGGTGAGGAATAAAGAAAATTGAAATCAAAACTAAAGATAAATAAACAACAAGTTGTTTAACCTCCGGTGAGGAATAAAGAAAATTGAAATCAAAACTAAAGATAAATAAACAACAAGTTGTTTAACCTCCGGTGAGGAATAAAGAAAATTGAAATCAAAACTAAAGATAAATAAACAACAAGTTGTTTAACCTCCGGTGAGGAATAAAGAAAATTGAAATCAAAACTAAAGATAAATAAACAACAAGTTGTTTAACCTCCGGTGAGGAATAAAGAAAATTGAAATCAAAACTAAAGATAAATAAACAACAAGTTGTTTAACCTCCGGTGAGGAATAAAGAAATTTATAGAATATTAGATAAAAAACAAAATATACTCAGATTATAGTAATCTGTATTTTACTACAATCTGTAGATATTACTTCTATTCATCAATGTTTAATGAATTAACATAAAAATACAAGTCTAGTATACTATAAAAATTCTTTTTTTTCATGAATTCTATTGAACAAAATGTGAGAAGGTGGAAAATTTAAAGTTACAATTTAATTACGGTAATAGAAAGAAAAATTTAATTCATTCTCAAAGAAGAATTTACATTGAAAGGGTGTATAATTAAAATGGGGGGTGAAATTATGCCGTTTTTATTTCTATTTTCTATATTTATTGTATCTATATTGATATCCTGGATCATTGCAAAGGTTTTTAATTCACCAATAAAAAAGATTCTTGAAAAAATTATAAATGATCCAATTAGTGACGCATGGAGAAAATATTTAATATTTGCAATCTACATTACAGGAATATCTTCTGGTGTAAGAATTTGGGAAATAGAAAGATATTTTGGAGTTTCAGAAGTAGCAAGAGAAGGTGGAGAAATAATACAAAAAGCCATCTCTCTGACGCCAGAAAGATGGACTCTTGAAATTTTAAGAACCATTATAGAAGCTCTACAGGGTATTTCGGTAATGCTATTAATATTCTTTATATTTGCTTTAATTGCTTTTGTAATAATGAAAGCTATTGAAAGCAAGCATTCAGAAAAAAAGAATGTATAATAAATGAGTTATAAATCCAGCAATAATACCTGCAACTGTGTGGGAAAGAATGGCTTTACTTGCTAATTTCCTGGCCTTTAAAGAATCCATCATGGCAATATGAGTGGATAAATAACCACTCCATGTCATCCCAATTGCAGTTAAAACAGCTATATCATTAGGAGTAATAGATTTAGTTTCTATAAATTTAGGAATTAAGGCTAATGCAGCACCAGTTGATCCTAAAGAAGTTAATGGAAATGCAATTAACTTTGGAGATTTAAAACCAAAAAGAAAGTTTAATATAAAATCTAGTTTTGCACCTATCCATTGTAAAATTGGAACACCTTCATATGGAAGTCCTTGATAACCTATTGAAGGATCTTTTGGACCGTTTGTAAACATCATAACTATTGTACTTATAATTAAAACACCTGGTATAATGGATAATCCTAAATCAACACCAATCTTTCCACCTTCTAATAATCCATCGATTAATCTGGAAATAACACTACCTTTCGTAGCATTCCAGTATTCTATATCTTCTGGGTGATCAACATGTTTTATATTCTTATAATGTTTTTTAGTATAATATGAAAATATTCTAACGCTAATAATACTTCCGATAACGGCTCCGAAATTTCCAAGTAAAACAGGAAAAAATAGATTTTCTCCCATTGCAGATGATTGAGCTATCATAAATGTTGTAACAATTAATCCCATTCCGAAGGATGTTCCTAAATTACATAATAATGGGATTTGCCATTTTTCAAAATATTTTGTGAATTGTTTATCTTGTGCCAAAGATAAAATAGCAGGATTATCTGATAAATAGGTAGTTAATATTCCAAGAGCAGAAGCTCCGGGTAAGTTATATAATGGTTTCATTAATTTTGAAAGAAGTTTGTTTAATAAGTAGACAACACCAAATTCTGAAAGAACATTACCAAATGCACTTGTTAAAACAGCCACAGCCATAATAAAAAACACAGTATTTAATAACAAATCATGAGCTGTAGACATTAATGTTTTAAAAAAATTACTAACCCCCATATAATTCATTACAGGTAAAAATATTGCTGATGAAAGAATTAAAAAAAGGAGAGGTTCTCTAATTTTATTTTTTTTAACAATTTCTTTTTCTTCCATAATATACCTCCAGGATATTGAAATATTAAACAAAATATATTATAATAAATATGAAAAAAATTTCAAACATTAAATTAAGTGATTTTTGGTTTTTGAAGTCAAATAAATATGTTTTTAGATAAATATGCTTTTAAATTTAATTAAAGCTTCAAAATTAAATAACTTACTTTTGTTAAAATATATTTACAAACGGAGGCGTGTTCCGAATTGGCTAAGGAGCCGGTCTCGAAAACCGGTGAGGGTTACACCCTCGTGTGGGTTCGAGTCCCACCGCCTCCGCCATTTTTATATATTCTGGTGGGAGGGTTTTTAATGAAAAATTTAAAAAATGTATACGAACATTTAAAAAAGAATGTTGAAAAGGGGAAAACAAATTATGCCGTTCCAAAAAGATGGATGCCGGATGATTATGAGGGAACTGTAAGATTAAAGGGAAGAACATTTGTTGTTAATCCCTATGAATATTTTACAAAGATAGTAGAAGGCATTATGAAAAACAATGATGAAACAAATGATTATTCAAAGCCACTATCTTTTACAACCAATGAAAAAACAACAGAATGGTTAAAAAAATCAATTATATATAGCGCTCATGTAAGAATGACAGCAGCTTATCAACACGATGTAAATGCTGCTTATTTTAAACCAGATGACGATTTAGGCTATAGAGAGAGTGGAACGTTTTTAAAAATGATCGCACTATTGCCTTATTTAAAAAAATTCAATGTAAATGCTATTTATTTACTTCCTATTACTCAATCAAGCAATAAATTTAAAAAAGGTGAAGTAGGTTCACCATATGCAGTAAAAAGTTTTCACCATGTGGAAAAGGATTATCACGATCCATTATTAGAAGGATTTAATGCAGATCAAGAATTTTCAGCGTTTGTAGAAGCTGCGCATATGATGGGAATGAGAGTTATCTTAGACTTTATTCCAAGAACAGCGTCAAGAGATAACAATTTAATATTAGAACATCCTGATTGGTTCTATTGGATTGATATAAATGAATTATCATCATATAAACCACCAAAAATAGAAGAATTGGATTTTGAACAACCATCAACAGAAAATTTGCCTATACTGTATTCAAATCCAGAAGTAAAAAAACATTTGAAAAAATTTAGATGGGCACCTAATATTACAGATCCTCAAAAATGGGAAAACTTTGTAAAGAAAAATAAAAACAATCCAGATTTCTTAGAAGAAATAGTAAAGGAATTTAAAATAATTACAGTTCCAGGATTTTCCGATTGGATTAACGATCCACAACCAACATGGGATGATGTAACTTTCTTAAGATTATTCTTAAGCCATCCAATGGAATCAGAAAAATATTTAGAAAACCCCGAAGAACAACCACCATATGTATTATATGATGTCGTTAAATCAAGTAATTTCCCTGGTAAAGTAAAAAATGAAGAATTATGGAGTATGATAGCAAATATAATGCCTTATTTCCAAAAAAATTATGGAATTGATGGTGCAAGATTAGATATGGGTCATGCTTTACCAAAAGAATTGGAACATAGAATAATATCTAACGCTAAAAATTATGATCCATCATTTGCTATTATTGCTGAAGAGCTTTCTATGGATAATCATAAAAAGGCGAAATTGAGCGGATATGATGCAATTTTAGGTAATACATGGTGGGCAGAGCCAAGACATAAAGAAAGTTGGTTTATAAAAACAGTTAGAGATATAATGCCAAAATTGGAAGTTCCATCAATGGCTACTGCAGAAACTCCAGACTCACCAAGAGCAGTAACAAGAGATGGTGGAGAAGTATTTGCAAAACTTTCAGCAGTTGTGAATACATTTATGCCAAATGGTTTAACCGTAATCAACTCAGGAAGTGAAATATTTGAAAAGCAACCAATGAATTTAGGACTTGATTTTGAAAAACCAGAAGAAGAAAGATATAAATATTTAAAACCTACAGATCAATTCTATGGTAAATTAGCATTTTTTGATTATTACGCATTACATTGGGATGTAGACAAACATATGGTAAAACTATTAACAGTATTAGGGAAAATAAAAAAGGAATATGTAGATTTGATAAGCAATATCAGTCATTATAGATATACAGAACATATGGATAAAGTATTTTCTATTTTCTATTGGAATGGTGAAAAAGGACTATTAATTCCAGTAAATTTGAATTTCGATAAAGCTGTAAATTTTGGATTTGATCTTGGTTATCATACATGGAGAGGCCATCATAAGATAAGTTTATTGCTTGAAAATTATAGAAGATGTGATTTTAAATGGGATGAAGGAGCATGGTTAAATATAAATCTAAATCCTGGAGAAGCAAAAATATATCTTGTAGAATAAATAAGAAGCTGGCTGTAATTAGCCAGCTTCTTTATTGTAAACATAAAAATCTATCAAAGTAATAAGATAAAGTAATAAGATATAAACAAAAAACTCCCCGAAAAACCGGGGAGTTTTTGTGGTGGCCAGGGACAGAATCGAACTGTCGACACCTGGATTTTCAGTCCAGTGCTCTACCAACTGAGCTACCTGGCCATCTAATAAAATGGTGGGTGCTGCAGGGATCGAACCTACGACCTTCTGCTTGTAAGGCAGACGCTCTCCCAGCTGAGCTAAGCACCCACTCGTTTCTGGCGCCCCCAACGGGATTTGAACCCGTGCCTTTGGCGTGAAAGGCCAATGTCCTAGGCCGCTAGACGATGGGGGCAAATTTGGTCACATTTCCCTTCGCAACCGAAATATATATTACCAGAAAAATCATTAAAAGTCAAGAAAACAATAAGTTAAAAACTTTAAGAAATGATTTCTAATTTCGGAATATTGAGCAATATAGAAAAAAGTTTTTGAAAAGCACGTTTTCTATGACTAATTGTGTTTTTAACTTCTTTTCCTAATTGCCCAAATGTTAGAGTTTCACCTTCAGGGATAAATATAGGATCATAGCCAAAGCCATGTTTTCCGAGTATTGAATATGCTATTTTCCCTTTTACTTCACCTTCAACGGAAAAAAGTATATTATTTTTAGGATCGTAATATGTTGCTGCACATACAAAACGTGCATTTCTTTTTTCAAAAGGGACATTTTCTAATTTTTTCAATATGTATTTCATTTTTTCTATATATGTTTTATTTTCCATAAATCGAGCAGAATATACTCCTGGGAATCCATTTAATATCTCTATTTCAAGTCCAGAATCATCAGCGATTACAGGAGTTCTTAAAACTCGAGCAGTTTCAATGGCTTTTTTTATAGAATTTTCTATAAATGTTTTCCCATCTTCGTTAACTTCAAAATTTTTTAATATTTCAAACATCCCTTTGATTTCAAATTTATCCGGTTTAATTTCAGTAACTTCTTTTAATTTATGCTTATTATTTGTCGCCAGATATATCGTCATATTCCCAAACCAACCTCTTTTAATTTTTTTGCTGCTTCTGAAGGATTTTCCTGATGAAACACACCAGCACCTACAACAAATTCAGTTGCACCAGAATTATATAAGTCTCTAATGTTTTTTAATCCAACACCACCATCAACTTCAATAGCTACATTTACTCCTTTTTCATCAATCATATTTTTTAGTTTTTTAATTTTATTTAATGTTTCTGGAATAAATTTTTGACCTGTAAAACCGGGATTAACACTCATTATCAGAATTCTATCAACGAATGGCAATATTTCTTCCAGTAGAAATACAGGTGTATGTGGATTTAAAGAAACTCCAGCATCACATCCCATATCTTTTATTTTTGAAATTGTTCTGTGTAAGTGTGTAACAGCTTCATAATGAACAGTAATTCCATTTACACCCATTTTAGCGTAATCTTCAATATATCTATCAGGATCTATAATCATTAAATGTGCATCGAGGTATTTTTCAGTTATATTTCTAACAGATTTTATTATAGGTGTTCCAAAAGAAATATTTGGAACAAAAAGCCCATCCATGATATCTAAATGAATACCTTCTATATTATTTTCTACATTTTTAATCTCTTCTCCTAATTTTGAAAAATCAGCAGCTAAAATTGAAGGATAAATTTTCATTTCCATCTTTTCCTCCTTGTCTTTTTTTGATATTCGCTTACCTCATTATATATCTTCAAATAATTTTTATATCTAATTTCTGAAATTTCTCCATTTTCAACGGCGTCTTTAACTCCGCAATGTGGTTCATTGATATGAACACAATCATTAAAAGCACAATACATAGAATGTTCATGGAATTCAACAAAGAAATTTTGAAGTTTATCGGGTTCAAAATCATAAACTTCAAATGCAGCGAAACCTGGTGTATCAGCTACAAATCCTCCAAAATCAAATTTCAATAATTCTGTATAGGTTGTAGTATGTTTTCCTCTCTGAAGTTTTTCAGAGATTTCTCCAACTCTTAATTTAAGCCCAGGATTAATAGCATTTAATAGAGAAGATTTTCCAACACCAGACATTCCGGCAAATGTGGAAATCTTATTTTTCAGATAAGGTTTAATTTCTTCTATTCCAATCTTCTTTTTAGCACTTGTTAAAACAACAGGGTATAAAGGAGAATATATTTTTAAAAACTCGTCAATTTCATCTTTTTCCAATAAATCTACTTTATTTAATACTATAACACAATCCAGATTATTTTTTTCAACTTGAACAAGAAATTTGTCTATTATTAAATAATCCACTTTAGGGCTTTTTAAACATGTAACTAAAACAGTTTGATCTACATTTGCTATTTTTGGCCTATATAGCAAATTTTTTCTTGGCAGGATATTTTCTATTTTTGCGGTGCCATTTTCTATTGAATATTCTACATAATCACCAACTATTGGAGTTATTTTTTGTAATTTAAATTTTCCTCTTAAAAAAGCAGTAATTTTTTCTCTGGTATTCAGGTCTATTAATTCCAACGTATTTGAATGAAATCGAGTCACTATTCCTTTTTCTATCTTCACTTATTCACCTCCGAAGATGATATTTTTAATAATATTGTATCTCTTTTTTCAACAATAGTTCCAGGTTTTGGATCCATGTCTATGACTGTTTCGATTTTTTCATCAGAGTTATAAATTTTTATTATTTTATAATTTAAATTATAAGAAGTGAGGAATTGTTCAGCAACTTCCACAGGAACGCCAATTAAATCAGGAACCTTGAGCGACTCTATCTTTCCCAATTGAACAAAAATATGTCGTCCCTTTTTTACCCGTTCCCCTGCAGAAGGTTCTGTGTATAGTACTTTATTTCCAATTCCTTGAATTAAGGGGATTAATCCAATTTCTTTTAAAGCTTTAATAGCAGTATCTTTGCTTTCTCCTTTAACTTCAGGTACAATAACATATGAAGAGCTATTTACAAAAACAAACACAGATAGGAGCAAAATTAATCCTCCTGAAATTGCTCCTAAAATAAACATAATTGTATTGTAAGTCAGCTTTTTCATTATTTTCTTTAAATCTTTCATTTTAATTTTATACCCTTTTTCCTTAACTTTAATTGTCCACATGCTGCATCAATATCAGTACCCTTTTCAACACGTAAGGTAGCTTCAATTCCAAGTTCTTTTAGTTTATTCACGAAATTTGTTAAAAATCTCTTTGATGGTCTTTCGTAACCTGCAGGATTTGGGTTTACTGGTATAATATTAACCATAACCTTTAATCCTTTCAACAATTCTGCTAACTCTTCAGCATGCTTTTCTTCATCATTTAAACCTTTTATTGCAATATATTCAATAGTAACCCTGTTTTTGGTTTTCTCTTGGTAAATTTTACAAGATTGAATAACTTCTTCTATTGGATATTTTGCATTGATAGGCATTATTTGGTCTCTTATATAATTGTTTGGTGCATGTAAAGAAACAGAAAGTCTTATATCCATATCAAAATTTGCCAATTCTTCGATCTTATCTGCAATGCCAGCTGTTGAAATTGTAATTCTTCTTGCACCAAGGTTTTTCATCTTTTTATTATTCCAATTTCTAATAGCTTTTAAAACATTGTCATAATTTAATAATGGTTCTCCCATCCCCATTAAAACAATATTGTTTATATTTACATCTTTTAATTTTTCTATAGCTAAAACCTGAGCGACTATTTCACCAGCACTAAGATTTCTTTCAAAGCCACTTGCACCTGTAGAACAAAATTTACACTTTAGAGCACAACCTACTTGCGTTGAAATACATGATGAAACTCTATTTGGATAGAAAAGTAATACTGATTCAATAGTTTTTCCATCTTCTAATTTCCAGAGAAATTTAGTAGTACCATCTTTCTTTGATTCCTGAATATCTATTGGTTCGGGAATATAGATATAAAAATGTTCATCTAATAATTCTCTCTGAGATTTAGAAAGATTTGTCATTTCAAAAAAATCAAAAACATGTTTCTTGAATATCCAGTCTAATACCTGATCTACTCTAAATTTTTGTAATTTTATATTTTTGAATTCTTCAATTAATTCATCATAACTAAAATCTAAAATATTCTTTTTAACCATTTCAATTACCTCCTAAAACACGCAACATTCATAGCTCCATGTTATTTCAAAATTTAAATTTTCTGCCAAATCAACAGTGTGTTTAACAGGTTGAACTATTTTATCACTTATAAATAATAGTTTTTCCTGTAAATCTTTTCTATATTTTCCCTTTGGATGCATACAACCGAGAGTGAGTTTAATATGAGGGAATTTATCTTTTGTATATTTGAAGATATTATATACTTCATCAATTGATGGTGGAGATTCGTTTTCAAAATATGATCCTTTTGTAGGAATAAAAACCAGGAAAATAATCTCATCTATATTATCGTAACTTTTTAGTTTGTTTATAGCATCATATTCATGGGTTAATTTACCGCCGTTAAGTCCAATAGTAATATGCGGTTTAACGTTAAATTTCAGTTCAAGTAATGTATGGAATGTTTTCCACATTTCATCAAATTTATCAATACCATAGACATATAACATAGTTTCTCTATTTCCAACTAAATCAAAAGAAATAGCATCACTTATATCTTTAATTTTTAATAGTTCATCATAATTCATAAAGCCTGTATGAAGATTATACTTGAATTTATATCTTTCCTTATAGGCTTTTAATTTCTCAACAAATTTATATACAGGAACTTTTATTTCACTATTCATTCCGCCACTTAATAGTAAAGAAGTCTTATCAGATAAAGAATCTATATCATTAATTGTTGCCATGTTTTCAAGATAATGTTTATTGCAATGCTTACAATTAAGATAACAATAATTACCAGTTAAAGATATAGATTTAGTATCTCTCATTTTTACGAAATGTATCTTATTTTTCATTCATCTCACCACTAAATCTTTCGCATGCTTCTCTTGCAGCAAGCTGTTCTGCTATTTTTTTAGATTTCCCTATGCCTCTTCCATATGTTTTTCCATTTATTTTAGCTTCAATTATAAATGTTCTATTGTGTGGCGGCCCTTCTTGCCTTATTAATTTATATTCAGGCCTTATTTTAAGATCTTTCTGGGTTAATTCTTGAAGTCGTGTTTTATAATCTAGGAATAATTTTCCAGCTATTGCTTCTTTTATATAAGGATTTAAATTTTTTAATGCAAAATCTTTTGCTTTCTCAAAACCCAAGGATAAGTATATTGCACCCAATATCGCTTCAAAAAGATCTGATATTATCGAATGTTTTTCTCTTCCACCAAATCTTTCCTCGTTTTTACTGAGTAAAATATAATTACCCAAATTTAATTTTTTAGCTGCTTCAAATAATATTAACTCACTACCAACAGTTGCACGAACTCTGGCCATATCTCCTTCATTCAAATTATAATTTAAAAATAAATGTTCGGCAATTATTAAATTTAATACAGAATCCCCAAGAAATTCAAGTCTTTCATTAGAATTTATTTTTCGTCCTTTAGAAGTATAATCATTTGAATAAGAAGAATGACAAAGAGCTTCAAAAAGAAGCTCTTCATCGATATTATCAATACCAATAATTTTTTTAACCTTTTTTACAATTTTTCTCTCATAATCATTCATTTATTTTCTCCTTAACAATTGAATATAACGATTCTTCATCTAATTTAAAGATTTTAAATAATGAAGCATTATTTCCAGATGGTGAGTAATTATCTACACCTAGTGATTCAACAGTTAGAGGATTTAATTTATTTTTTACTACTGATTTTGAAAATTCTACTATTAAACCGTTATATTTGTTATGGTCTTCATATATGATTACATGTGAGTTATCTATATATTCGCTTATTTTTGCAGCATTAAATTCTAATGGAGCAGAAACGTTAATAACTGTGATGTTTATACCTTCTTCTTTTAATTTGTCTGCAACCTTAACAGCCTTATATGCTACACTTCCATGAGTTAAAATAGTTACTTTTTCACCTTTTCTGAGGACATCCATTTTTCCATATTCAAATTCGTAATTTTCGCCAAAGAATGGATTTCCATTTTCATCTAATATTACAGGGATTTTTGATCTACCCATAGCAATTACAACATTTCCCAATGTTGATGCTGCAAATCTAACGGCTTTATCTGTTTGGTTTGGATCTGCAGGTACTATTAATTTTGTGTCGAAGAAGCTTCTTACGATGCCAATATAATTAATTTCATGATGAGTTTTTCCATCTTCACCAATATCAATTCCACAATGTGTAACTGCTGTTTTTAGATTTGTATGATTAATATCGTTTAATCTTTGTTGGTTAAATGTTTCATCGAGTCCAAATACACCAAAATCTGCAAAGAAAGGAACGACGCCACAAACAGACATAGCACCTGCAATAGTAGCTGCGTTGTGTTCTTGAATGCCGATCTGTACATATGTTTCTGGGCTTACTTTTTCAAATTTTCCTAATTTAACAGAAGGCTTTAAATCACAATCAACTGCTACAATAGGAACTTTTCCTTTGTTAACTTTAGCGAGATCAGCAATAGCATTTCCAAAAGCGCCTCTGTTATCAATTTTATCATCTTTTGTATAAACAATAGGAGTACCTGGTTCAGCAGTAACCACATAATCTTCAAAATTTAATTTTTCCCTTAATAATGGTAAATTTTTTCTCATTTCTTTATATTTTTCTATATCGTTTTCTAATCCTAATTCTTTTAAGGCTTTATCTAATTCATCTTCTTTTAATGGAGCACCATGATATTCATGTCTATTTTCCATAAATGAAACGCCTTTACCAATAATTGTTTTAGCGATAATAACAGTTGGGCCTAATTTATAATTTTTTGCTTCTTCAATAGCATTAAATAATTGTTCATAATCGTGGCCATCAACTTCAATAATATTCCAGCCAGCAGATTCATATTCTTTAACAATATCAACATACAAAACATCTCTTGCTCTACCAGAAATTTGTATATCGTTATAATCTACTAATACAGTTAAATTGTTTAAATTTTCTTTTTTAGCAGTTCTTCGTGCTTCAGCAATTTGACCTTTTGGAGATTCTCCATCACTATGTAAAACAAATACATGATAATTATCTCCTGTTATTTTGGCAGCTAAAGCCATTCCAACGCCTGCAGATAAACCCTGTCCTAAATTACCTGTTGTCCATTCAACACCTGGAATTCCTCTGGTTATATGTCCTTCAAAAATTGAACCAGCATGTCTAAAACCTGCTATTAATTCATCAACATTGAAAAAACCAAGTCTTGCTAAAGCAGAATAAACACCAGGTGAAGTATGGCCATGGCTGATAACAACCCTATCTCTTTTAGGATCAAATGGATTTTCTGGATCTATATTTGCCATATTAAAGACACTTAAATACATATCAATTGAAGACATTGATCCACCGGGATGACCAGATTTTGCAACAGTAGTCATTTTCAAAATATCGCCTCTACATAATCTTCCGAGTTCTTTTAATTCGTTTAATGATTTCTTCATCTAAACTCCTCCTCCTTCTGTATTCTTATCATAAAAAAATTATTTTATTTTTCTTATAATTAATATAATCACGTTTAGTATAACACTAATTAATATAGCTGATGTTAAAGGAAAATAAAAAGTAAAATTTTCTTTTTTTATTAAAATATCTCCTGGTAGTCTTCCAATTTTAAAAGGAATTTTATCAAATAAATATATTAATAATCCAATAATAATTAAAACAATACCAATGGAAATTATATATTTCCCCAATTCCTGCATATTAATCACCTAAAGGGCAATTTTTTTTGAAATATTCAAAAGGTAATTTAACCATTACAGGTTGATTATTTTCTATAATTTGTAAAGTTACTTGTTTTAAAAAAGCATTAACTGTTATAACTCTTGCAGGAACATTTTCGTATTCAATAGTTGAACCTTCATTTGGAATACATTTCAATTCATTTTCATAAAACTCATTTTCATATGCCAGACAACACATTAAACGGCCGCATCTTCCTGAGATTTTTGCTGTATTTATAAGCATTTGTTGTGTTTTAGCCATTTCCATTTTTATAGAATCAAATTTTCTTAAGAATCTGGAACAACAGGTAATCTGACCGCATAATCCAATAGCTCCAATCATTTTCACTTCATCTCTAATGCCAATTTGACGCAACTCTATTCTTGCCTTAAATTCTTTTG from Marinitoga aeolica harbors:
- a CDS encoding PSP1 domain-containing protein is translated as MINLKALVYGVEITKLSPILYYAGNGEDIKIGDLVLVNTDMGLDVGKVVIGPKELTFEEIGYEVTSILRKLDDDDLKKYEENKKMARKAKEVTEIKAKELGLPMRILSARFVFDRSKIIVYFGSDTRVDFRELVKGLAKEFKARIELRQIGIRDEVKMIGAIGLCGQITCCSRFLRKFDSIKMEMAKTQQMLINTAKISGRCGRLMCCLAYENEFYENELKCIPNEGSTIEYENVPARVITVNAFLKQVTLQIIENNQPVMVKLPFEYFKKNCPLGD